A region from the Lolium perenne isolate Kyuss_39 chromosome 4, Kyuss_2.0, whole genome shotgun sequence genome encodes:
- the LOC127291976 gene encoding uncharacterized protein isoform X1, producing the protein MVSLMLAKVVTPPPTCTNRAYVFPWVKTIIQTNHELTIRDYLEEQAPTAQDLKLVYVPILGRPLLLLFSLIETKQVELMAKCQKKRRTSTALLKSRSSRPNLLPPQRQLLRLREGGNLLSSKYEDDEHDADAYQDK; encoded by the exons ATGGTATCGCTGATGCTTGCCAAAGTTGTGACTCCGCCTCCTACTTGCACCAACAGAGCGTACGTTTTTCCATG GGTCAAGACTATAATTCAGACAAACCATGAACTGACTATTCGTGACTACTTGGAGGAGCAAG CTCCCACGGCGCAGGATCTGAAACTGGTCTATGTTCCAATTCTAGGGAGGCCTCTACTGCTACTCTTCTCCCTG ATAGAAACCAAGCAGGTGGAGCTCATGGCGAAGTGTCAGAAGAAAAGGCGCACATCAACTGCGCTATTGAAGAGTCGATCAAGTCGACCCAATCTATTGCCACCACAAAGGCAGCTCCTCCGTCTAAGGGAAGGAGGTAATCTGCTCTCCTCCAAATATGAAGACGACGAACATGATGCTGATGCTTACCAAGACAAATAA
- the LOC127291976 gene encoding uncharacterized protein isoform X2 → MVSLMLAKVVTPPPTCTNRAYVFPWVKTIIQTNHELTIRDYLEEQAPTAQDLKLVYVPILGRPLLLLFSLIETKQVELMAKCQKKRRTSTALLKSRSSRPNLLPPQRQLLRLREGGKLS, encoded by the exons ATGGTATCGCTGATGCTTGCCAAAGTTGTGACTCCGCCTCCTACTTGCACCAACAGAGCGTACGTTTTTCCATG GGTCAAGACTATAATTCAGACAAACCATGAACTGACTATTCGTGACTACTTGGAGGAGCAAG CTCCCACGGCGCAGGATCTGAAACTGGTCTATGTTCCAATTCTAGGGAGGCCTCTACTGCTACTCTTCTCCCTG ATAGAAACCAAGCAGGTGGAGCTCATGGCGAAGTGTCAGAAGAAAAGGCGCACATCAACTGCGCTATTGAAGAGTCGATCAAGTCGACCCAATCTATTGCCACCACAAAGGCAGCTCCTCCGTCTAAGGGAAGGAG GAAAATTATCTTAG